The following coding sequences lie in one Rutidosis leptorrhynchoides isolate AG116_Rl617_1_P2 chromosome 6, CSIRO_AGI_Rlap_v1, whole genome shotgun sequence genomic window:
- the LOC139851865 gene encoding uncharacterized protein, translated as MDHNNSFALISCNRELNINSTALSLDCFGYGRKEKSLHVGALDDGCGLILGLGPTSSVYDDYSPTSQKAAYRSNMGLSCEDDSVLKLGLYDHCVTSIGNINTNASCFSHKASNMLEITIDEGSTSANKSGGYMPSRLLAPGTQMGNLMEPGENSYPGPQLSSEPSTVTDYSMGTISDHQTSNYKKCKYDACTKGARGATRLCTGHGGGQRCQKPGCNKGAERRTAYCKAHGGGRRCQHLGCTKSAEGTTEYCIGHGGGRRCGHSDGCGKAARGKTGLCIKHGGGKRCKTDGCTRSAEGHVGLCVSHGGGRRCQFQGCNKGAQGSTMYCKVHGGGKRCVFAGCTKGAEGNTPLCKAHGGGKRCFYDGGGICPKSVHGGTNFCVAHGGGKRCSVAGCTKSARGRTDCCVKHGGGKRCKTEKCTKSAQGSTGFCKAHGGGKRCNWGGDVICEKFARGKNGLCAAHTSMVQEKGNFKIGIGPGLFHGLVPSPASATTVVRSFDNAYSSSGVSTVSDSIDSLARPAKRQHVIPSQVLVPTSMKSAFSSYAMQVSSEYCGEQGRDSENGQKSLECVVQEGRVYGGRVRSLLGGNLQTATVDGVI; from the coding sequence ATGGACCACAATAATAGTTTTGCACTCATTTCTTGTAACCGCGAGCTGAATATTAATAGTACCGCGTTAAGTTTGGACTGCTTTGGTTATGGTCGAAAAGAAAAATCACTACACGTGGGTGCACTGGATGATGGCTGCGGGCTGATACTCGGATTGGGACCCACATCAAGTGTGTATGACGATTATTCTCCCACAAGCCAAAAAGCAGCCTATAGGTCGAACATGGGGCTGTCGTGTGAAGATGATTCTGTCCTTAAACTTGGTCTTTATGATCATTGTGTTACATCAATTGGCAATATAAATACGAATGCATCTTGTTTTTCTCATAAAGCTTCTAATATGCTTGAGATAACCATTGACGAAGGGTCCACATCAGCAAACAAATCGGGTGGCTATATGCCATCACGTCTTCTGGCTCCAGGAACGCAAATGGGTAACCTTATGGAGCCCGGTGAAAACTCGTACCCCGGCCCACAGTTAAGCTCTGAGCCATCTACAGTAACCGACTACTCAATGGGAACAATTTCTGACCACCAAACGAGTAATTATAAGAAATGCAAGTATGACGCGTGCACGAAAGGGGCCCGCGGAGCGACACGTCTTTGTACTGGTCATGGTGGAGGGCAAAGGTGTCAGAAACCTGGTTGTAACAAAGGTGCTGAGCGTCGAACCGCGTATTGTAAAGCTCATGGTGGTGGAAGACGATGTCAGCATCTTGGTTGTACGAAAAGTGCTGAAGGTACAACAGAGTATTGCATTGGGCATGGTGGTGGGAGACGTTGTGGTCACTCAGACGGATGTGGTAAAGCCGCTAGGGGGAAAACAGGGCTTTGTATTAAACACGGCGGTGGAAAGCGGTGTAAAACGGACGGCTGCACTCGTAGTGCAGAAGGACATGTCGGTTTGTGCGTCTCGCATGGCGGTGGTCGAAGGTGCCAGTTCCAAGGATGCAACAAGGGGGCGCAGGGAAGCACGATGTATTGCAAAGTTCACGGTGGTGGAAAACGTTGTGTTTTTGCGGGGTGTACGAAAGGGGCTGAAGGGAATACACCGCTTTGTAAAGCCCACGGTGGTGGAAAACGCTGTTTTTACGACGGTGGTGGGATTTGTCCGAAAAGTGTGCATGGTGGGACCAACTTTTGTGTTGCGCACGGCGGCGGCAAGAGGTGTTCGGTCGCCGGGTGTACTAAAAGTGCACGTGGTAGGACCGATTGCTGCGTGAAACACGGTGGCGGAAAGCGGTGCAAAACGGAGAAGTGTACGAAGTCGGCTCAAGGTAGTACTGGTTTTTGTAAAGCTCATGGTGGTGGAAAGAGGTGCAACTGGGGTGGAGATGTGATATGTGAAAAGTTTGCTAGGGGAAAGAACGGTTTGTGTGCGGCCCATACGAGTATGGTTCAAGAAAAGGGTAACTTTAAAATTGGAATCGGGCCGGGCCTCTTTCATGGGCTAGTTCCATCTCCAGCTTCAGCTACAACTGTCGTACGCAGCTTTGACAACGCGTACTCTTCATCGGGTGTCAGTACGGTTTCTGATTCGATTGACTCACTAGCGAGGCCAGCTAAACGACAACATGTGATCCCGTCTCAGGTTTTGGTTCCTACATCTATGAAATCAGCATTTTCATCGTATGCAATGCAAGTGAGCTCAGAATACTGTGGAGAACAAGGGCGAGATAGTGAAAACGGTCAGAAAAGCTTGGAGTGCGTGGTTCAAGAAGGGCGGGTCTATGGTGGCCGTGTGAGGTCGTTGCTCGGTGGAAACTTGCAGACTGCAACCGTTGATGGAGTGATATGA